One window of Microbacterium sp. Root61 genomic DNA carries:
- the rdgB gene encoding RdgB/HAM1 family non-canonical purine NTP pyrophosphatase, producing the protein MSGVQNSSSSGAERRVVVLATHNPHKVEEFRTIVATTRPDIEVVGYDGPEPVEDGVTFAANALIKARAAAAHTGLPAVADDSGICVDVLGGSPGVFSAYWAGHKKDAVANLELLLDQLFDVADPHRTAHFVSTIALVVPGENPSERVVEGIWPGRLATAPAGAGGFGYDPIFIPDGQDAASERTVAEWSAEEKNAASHRARAFVELVPLLATL; encoded by the coding sequence GTGAGTGGCGTGCAGAACTCCTCGTCCTCGGGCGCAGAGCGCCGTGTCGTCGTGCTGGCGACCCACAATCCGCACAAGGTCGAGGAGTTCCGCACCATCGTGGCCACGACCCGGCCCGACATCGAGGTCGTCGGCTACGACGGTCCGGAGCCGGTCGAAGACGGCGTGACCTTCGCCGCGAACGCCCTGATCAAGGCCCGCGCCGCTGCCGCGCACACCGGGCTGCCCGCGGTCGCGGACGACTCCGGCATCTGCGTCGACGTCCTGGGCGGATCGCCCGGCGTGTTCTCGGCCTATTGGGCCGGGCACAAGAAGGACGCCGTGGCCAATCTCGAACTGCTGCTCGACCAGCTCTTCGACGTCGCCGACCCGCACCGCACCGCGCACTTCGTTTCGACGATCGCGCTGGTCGTGCCGGGCGAGAACCCGTCCGAGCGCGTGGTGGAGGGGATCTGGCCCGGTCGACTCGCGACGGCCCCGGCGGGGGCCGGTGGGTTCGGGTACGACCCGATCTTCATCCCGGACGGACAGGATGCGGCATCCGAGCGCACCGTCGCGGAGTGGTCGGCCGAGGAGAAGAACGCGGCATCCCACCGCGCCCGCGCGTTCGTCGAGCTCGTCCCGCTCCTCGCCACCCTCTGA